One part of the Melospiza melodia melodia isolate bMelMel2 chromosome 3, bMelMel2.pri, whole genome shotgun sequence genome encodes these proteins:
- the TENT5A gene encoding terminal nucleotidyltransferase 5A isoform X1 produces MQLLTAGFSSSFARRGEREAPGGRQGAGAVPGSSPRRRRPLTMADDEKAGGSSADGGESAHCNVLSWEQVQRLDRILSETIPIHGRGNFPTLAMQPRQIVKVVRSRLEEKGIGLRDVRLNGSAASHVLHQDSGLGYKDLDLIFCADLKGEAEFQTVKDVVLDCLLDFLPEGVNKEKITPLTLKEAYVQKMVKVCNDSDRWSLISLSNNSGKNVELKFVDSLRRQFEFSVDSFQIKLDSLLLFYECSENPMTETFHPTIIGESVYGDFQEAFDHLCNKIIATRNPEEIRGGGLLKYCNLLVRGFRAASESEIKSLQRYMCSRFFIDFSDIGEQQRKLESYLQNHFVGLEDRKYDYLMTLHGVVNESTVCLMGHERRQTLNLITMLAIRVLAEQNIIPNVANVTCYYQPAPYVADANFSNYYIAQVQTVFPCQQHTYSTWLPCN; encoded by the exons ATGCAGCTGCTGACCGctggcttttcctcctcttttgccAGGCGCGGAGAGAGAGAGGCCCCGGGGGGCCGGCAGGGAGCCGGAGCGGTGCCTGGATCCAGCCCGAGGAGGCGGCGGCCGCTCACCATGGCAGACGATGAGAAGGCCGGCGGGAGTTCCGCGGACGGCGGCGAGAGCGCGCACTGCAACGTGCTGAGCTGGGAGCAAGTGCAACGTCTGGACCGCATCCTCAGCGAAACCATCCCCATCCACGGCCGCGGTAACTTCCCCACGCTGGCCATGCAGCCTCGGCAGATCGTCAAGGTGGTGCGGAGCCGGCTGGAAGAGAAGGGCATCGGCCTGCGGGACGTGCGGCTGAACGGCTCGGCCGCCAGCCACGTCCTCCACCAGGACAGCGGCCTGGGCTACAAGGACTTGGACCTCATCTTCTGCGCCGACCTCAAAGGAGAAGCCGAATTTCAGACTGTGAAGGACGTGGTCTTGGACTGCCTCTTGGATTTCTTACCCGAGGGGGTGAATAAGGAGAAGATCACGCCTCTCACACTCAAG GAGGCTTATGTGCAGAAAATGGTAAAAGTATGCAATGATTCAGACCGATGGAGTCTTATCTCCCTGTCCAATAACAGTGGCAAAAACGTGGAGCTGAAATTTGTGGACTCTCTGAGGCGGCAGTTTGAATTCAGTGTCGATTCCTTTCAAATCAAGCTGGACTCCCTGCTGCTTTTTTATGAGTGCTCAGAGAATCCGATGACTGAAACTTTTCACCCAACTATCATTGGTGAGAGCGTTTATGGGGATTTCCAGGAAGCCTTTGATCACCTCTGCAACAAGATAATTGCCACCAGAAACCCAGAAGAAATCAGAGGAGGTGGTCTTCTGAAGTACTGCAACCTTTTGGTAAGGGGCTTTAGGGCAGCCTCTGAATCTGAGATTAAATCCCTGCAGAGATACATGTGTTCGAGGTTTTTCATTGACTTCTCAGACATTGGCGAGCAGCAGAGAAAGCTGGAGTCCTACTTGCAGAACCACTTTGTGGGATTAGAAGACCGCAAGTATGACTATCTCATGACCCTTCACGGTGTGGTGAATGAGAGCACAGTGTGCCTGATGGGACATGAGAGGAGACAGACTCTGAATCTGATCACCATGCTGGCCATCCGGGTCCTAGCCGAGCAAAATATCATCCCCAACGTGGCCAATGTCACCTGCTATTACCAGCCAGCCCCATACGTAGCAGATGCCAACTTCAGCAATTACTATATTGCCCAGGTTCAGACGGTGTTCCCTTGCCAGCAGCACACATACTCTACTTGGCTGCCCTGTAATTAA
- the TENT5A gene encoding terminal nucleotidyltransferase 5A isoform X2, which yields MADDEKAGGSSADGGESAHCNVLSWEQVQRLDRILSETIPIHGRGNFPTLAMQPRQIVKVVRSRLEEKGIGLRDVRLNGSAASHVLHQDSGLGYKDLDLIFCADLKGEAEFQTVKDVVLDCLLDFLPEGVNKEKITPLTLKEAYVQKMVKVCNDSDRWSLISLSNNSGKNVELKFVDSLRRQFEFSVDSFQIKLDSLLLFYECSENPMTETFHPTIIGESVYGDFQEAFDHLCNKIIATRNPEEIRGGGLLKYCNLLVRGFRAASESEIKSLQRYMCSRFFIDFSDIGEQQRKLESYLQNHFVGLEDRKYDYLMTLHGVVNESTVCLMGHERRQTLNLITMLAIRVLAEQNIIPNVANVTCYYQPAPYVADANFSNYYIAQVQTVFPCQQHTYSTWLPCN from the exons ATGGCAGACGATGAGAAGGCCGGCGGGAGTTCCGCGGACGGCGGCGAGAGCGCGCACTGCAACGTGCTGAGCTGGGAGCAAGTGCAACGTCTGGACCGCATCCTCAGCGAAACCATCCCCATCCACGGCCGCGGTAACTTCCCCACGCTGGCCATGCAGCCTCGGCAGATCGTCAAGGTGGTGCGGAGCCGGCTGGAAGAGAAGGGCATCGGCCTGCGGGACGTGCGGCTGAACGGCTCGGCCGCCAGCCACGTCCTCCACCAGGACAGCGGCCTGGGCTACAAGGACTTGGACCTCATCTTCTGCGCCGACCTCAAAGGAGAAGCCGAATTTCAGACTGTGAAGGACGTGGTCTTGGACTGCCTCTTGGATTTCTTACCCGAGGGGGTGAATAAGGAGAAGATCACGCCTCTCACACTCAAG GAGGCTTATGTGCAGAAAATGGTAAAAGTATGCAATGATTCAGACCGATGGAGTCTTATCTCCCTGTCCAATAACAGTGGCAAAAACGTGGAGCTGAAATTTGTGGACTCTCTGAGGCGGCAGTTTGAATTCAGTGTCGATTCCTTTCAAATCAAGCTGGACTCCCTGCTGCTTTTTTATGAGTGCTCAGAGAATCCGATGACTGAAACTTTTCACCCAACTATCATTGGTGAGAGCGTTTATGGGGATTTCCAGGAAGCCTTTGATCACCTCTGCAACAAGATAATTGCCACCAGAAACCCAGAAGAAATCAGAGGAGGTGGTCTTCTGAAGTACTGCAACCTTTTGGTAAGGGGCTTTAGGGCAGCCTCTGAATCTGAGATTAAATCCCTGCAGAGATACATGTGTTCGAGGTTTTTCATTGACTTCTCAGACATTGGCGAGCAGCAGAGAAAGCTGGAGTCCTACTTGCAGAACCACTTTGTGGGATTAGAAGACCGCAAGTATGACTATCTCATGACCCTTCACGGTGTGGTGAATGAGAGCACAGTGTGCCTGATGGGACATGAGAGGAGACAGACTCTGAATCTGATCACCATGCTGGCCATCCGGGTCCTAGCCGAGCAAAATATCATCCCCAACGTGGCCAATGTCACCTGCTATTACCAGCCAGCCCCATACGTAGCAGATGCCAACTTCAGCAATTACTATATTGCCCAGGTTCAGACGGTGTTCCCTTGCCAGCAGCACACATACTCTACTTGGCTGCCCTGTAATTAA